Proteins from a genomic interval of Chroococcidiopsis thermalis PCC 7203:
- a CDS encoding 4-hydroxybenzoate solanesyltransferase, producing MNTIAPQQSSEPTWLKIIRLLRWDKPEGRLILMIPALWAVFLAARATPPLLLVGVIVLGTFATSAAGCVANDLWDRDIDPQVERTRNRPLASRALSIRVGIVVGLIALVCAFILSLYLNQLSFWLCVAAVPVILLYPGAKRVFPVPQLVLSIAWGFGVLISWSAVTGSLDKATWLLWGATLCWTLGFDTVYAMSDREDDKRIGVNSSALFFGKYAPEAIAVFFAGTVFLLGWLGVVMHLRLGFWITLVLAASGWIWQYTRLRDPQLPNPAYGEMFRQNVWLGFLLLGGMIAGILI from the coding sequence CGAACCAACCTGGTTGAAAATTATCCGGCTGTTACGTTGGGATAAGCCAGAAGGACGTTTAATTTTAATGATTCCCGCTCTGTGGGCGGTGTTTTTAGCAGCTAGAGCGACTCCACCCTTACTACTAGTAGGAGTCATTGTCTTAGGTACTTTTGCCACCAGTGCTGCTGGGTGTGTAGCGAACGATCTTTGGGATCGAGATATCGATCCGCAAGTGGAAAGGACTCGCAATCGTCCTCTTGCTTCCCGCGCTTTATCTATCCGAGTAGGAATTGTAGTTGGTTTAATTGCTTTAGTTTGTGCTTTTATTTTGTCTTTATATTTAAACCAATTATCCTTTTGGCTGTGTGTCGCCGCCGTACCCGTTATTTTGCTTTATCCAGGGGCAAAGCGAGTGTTCCCCGTCCCTCAGTTGGTGTTATCTATTGCCTGGGGTTTTGGCGTATTAATTAGCTGGAGTGCTGTTACGGGAAGTTTAGATAAGGCAACTTGGTTGCTATGGGGTGCAACTTTATGCTGGACGCTAGGATTTGATACAGTTTATGCCATGAGCGATCGCGAGGATGACAAGCGCATTGGCGTGAATTCCAGCGCTTTATTTTTCGGTAAATACGCCCCAGAAGCGATCGCAGTTTTCTTTGCTGGTACTGTGTTTTTACTCGGTTGGCTAGGTGTCGTCATGCACCTACGTCTAGGTTTTTGGATTACTTTAGTCTTGGCTGCATCTGGCTGGATTTGGCAGTATACTCGGTTGCGCGATCCGCAGTTACCAAATCCTGCTTACGGAGAAATGTTTCGTCAGAATGTTTGGTTGGGTTTTCTGTTATTAGGGGGAATGATTGCCGGAATTTTGATTTGA
- a CDS encoding Uma2 family endonuclease, translating into MIASPQQSYLTPDEYLQLEDASNIKHEYIDGQVFAMAGASDPHVTIALNIATLLRSHVRGSGCRVYIADMKARIESLNRFYYPDVMVTCDPRDRETSTYKCFPSLIVEVLSDFTEAFDRGDKFVDYQELESLREYVLINTKRQRVECFRRNEQGLWVLQSYTPQQTTFRLDSIGFESTLEALYEDVTFTTSQ; encoded by the coding sequence ATGATTGCTTCCCCTCAACAGTCCTACCTCACCCCCGACGAATACCTCCAACTGGAGGATGCGAGCAACATCAAGCACGAATACATTGATGGGCAAGTCTTCGCTATGGCTGGGGCAAGCGATCCCCACGTTACCATTGCCCTTAACATTGCTACGCTTCTTCGCAGCCATGTTCGAGGTTCCGGTTGCCGTGTCTATATTGCTGACATGAAAGCACGGATTGAATCGCTGAATCGATTCTACTATCCCGATGTCATGGTGACTTGCGATCCGCGCGATCGCGAAACCTCTACTTACAAGTGTTTTCCTAGTCTGATTGTCGAAGTCTTGTCCGATTTTACTGAAGCCTTCGATCGCGGTGACAAATTTGTTGATTATCAGGAACTAGAAAGCCTACGCGAATACGTATTAATTAACACCAAACGGCAGCGAGTTGAGTGCTTCCGACGTAACGAACAAGGGTTATGGGTATTGCAGTCTTACACGCCACAGCAGACAACATTTCGGCTCGATAGTATTGGTTTTGAGTCAACCTTAGAAGCACTTTATGAAGATGTCACTTTCACCACAAGTCAATAA
- a CDS encoding DUF5677 domain-containing protein codes for MVDTYDLLTQWASEGNEVVDSYLDLTSQFLLEKPSIDPRTQWILRYLTVSCNQTTNSTFLLIANAQLWDAEILLRSVIEGTIKYIYLCLGDENDYISKSEEYLLHLPNIGEIKHQQRIRSFLQNVDNPTSDEYAILRETLIEEAELAELYNNYPRENRKQLEQRWAFNEIANILTRDDIGLKNFDALRYLLSYTYGIGSHLAHQDATGLKLIHNRLQKTFEDARSDELAHASRQINDLLMMAFFRSAMTYHLHHADIKPIMNLFESHQQFINTMAKVRKDWWKKYTEQS; via the coding sequence ATGGTAGACACCTATGATTTATTGACTCAGTGGGCATCTGAGGGTAATGAGGTCGTTGACTCTTATCTTGATTTGACATCTCAGTTTTTACTAGAAAAACCATCTATTGATCCAAGAACTCAGTGGATACTTCGCTATTTGACTGTAAGTTGCAATCAAACCACTAACAGTACATTTCTACTTATTGCCAATGCTCAACTTTGGGATGCTGAAATTCTGTTACGTTCAGTAATCGAAGGAACCATTAAGTACATTTACTTGTGTTTAGGAGATGAGAACGACTACATATCTAAGTCAGAGGAATACTTGTTACATCTCCCTAACATAGGCGAGATCAAGCACCAACAAAGAATACGCTCATTCCTCCAGAATGTAGATAATCCGACATCAGATGAATACGCAATACTTAGAGAAACCTTGATTGAAGAGGCTGAGTTAGCTGAACTTTACAATAACTATCCTCGCGAAAATAGAAAACAGCTTGAGCAGAGATGGGCGTTTAACGAAATTGCCAACATCTTAACTAGAGATGATATTGGTCTTAAAAACTTTGATGCTCTTCGATACCTATTGTCTTACACTTATGGCATTGGAAGCCATCTAGCCCACCAAGATGCTACAGGGTTAAAGCTTATCCACAATAGATTACAGAAAACTTTTGAAGATGCAAGATCAGATGAATTAGCACATGCGTCTCGCCAGATAAATGATCTGCTAATGATGGCTTTTTTTCGCTCAGCTATGACATACCATTTACATCATGCGGATATCAAGCCGATTATGAATTTATTTGAGTCTCATCAGCAGTTTATTAATACGATGGCGAAGGTGCGGAAAGATTGGTGGAAGAAATATACAGAGCAGTCGTGA
- a CDS encoding DUF5615 family PIN-like protein produces MSRIFICLYLDEDVNVLVADLLHARGFDVITTRDAGQLHATDAEQLAYAISQARTLVTHNRTDFEELIQKYFDLGQTHYGVIFAVRRSPQEIAQRLLAILNQITSDEMQNQVRYI; encoded by the coding sequence GTGAGTCGCATATTTATTTGTCTGTATTTGGATGAAGATGTTAATGTATTGGTAGCTGACTTGCTTCATGCAAGAGGCTTTGATGTCATTACTACACGAGATGCCGGGCAACTTCACGCAACTGATGCAGAGCAGCTTGCCTATGCTATAAGTCAAGCAAGAACTCTGGTTACTCACAACAGAACTGATTTTGAGGAACTCATACAGAAATATTTTGATTTGGGACAGACACACTACGGAGTAATTTTTGCAGTTCGCCGTTCTCCGCAAGAGATCGCACAAAGATTACTCGCCATTCTCAATCAAATTACCTCGGACGAGATGCAAAATCAGGTTCGATATATTTAG
- a CDS encoding DUF433 domain-containing protein yields MVQATEYLYVVRDDEILHGEPIIRGTRTPVRAIVETWRMGIAPEEIPKGMPHLTLGQIFGALTYYSDHQDEINQYIEKNRIPDELIDPLVIDL; encoded by the coding sequence ATGGTTCAAGCAACGGAATATCTTTATGTTGTTCGAGATGATGAGATTCTACATGGAGAACCTATCATCCGAGGAACTCGTACACCCGTCAGAGCAATCGTTGAAACTTGGCGCATGGGTATTGCACCAGAGGAAATTCCCAAAGGGATGCCGCACCTAACATTGGGGCAAATCTTTGGAGCATTAACTTACTACAGCGACCATCAAGACGAAATTAATCAATATATTGAAAAAAACCGCATTCCTGACGAATTGATCGATCCATTAGTTATAGATTTGTGA
- a CDS encoding DUF3685 domain-containing protein, which yields MMSDRPINLLIIDPDSIYRTGLRVVLEQDPHIRVAAEAADSQAGLQNVSAIGIDAAIVELRLSDSSVMGWQLCQQIKTQYPNLPILILTCHPEPSQLAAARRAGVEGFCHKGIAAEEIIHIIRELVAGRSYWESKIVGVGLSDVSGSRSTIQTNPPFQWFFIGTRDRLRQSGLQQIDGNLAQVTARLQEPGLPTLDRAMLAGQRRELLAARWVVDRLLAVGNEEGQGRQGGQGRQGRQGGRGSRDRREWGLGGEGRQGRQTENLLLAPRSSLLPTPDSRLPAPQQPTTIFTSTRERLEFSLENLTSIPLEIDIFREDKKRELLHLILQKIEDILADLRFSQVQSDRLPVMQATILRDLWQATTIDFFGRYSTLLVGGITVDFVNSLLQAEIVVQTAILDKIPLVSDLFSYLLFATPLVIDNTSFAAESLEAKERAEIILQNLIIQVANAVVQPLLNQFAELEVIKQSYYDRRLISTREIERFRNNLSWKYRARTYFEEPRQVFESRYELLLLAPRGIAKISIYAPRDRELTQLSGIPLIVTLALELRDAIAPRLQAVVSFVGKGVIFVLTQVVGKTIGLIGRGVLQGLGGSWQESKNKRL from the coding sequence ATGATGAGCGATCGCCCTATTAACCTACTAATAATCGATCCAGACTCTATCTACCGCACGGGTTTGAGGGTCGTTTTAGAGCAAGATCCACATATACGAGTAGCAGCAGAAGCAGCCGATAGTCAGGCTGGCTTGCAGAATGTATCAGCAATAGGAATAGATGCAGCGATCGTCGAGCTGAGATTGTCTGATTCCTCTGTCATGGGATGGCAACTATGTCAGCAAATCAAAACTCAATATCCCAACCTGCCGATCCTCATACTGACTTGCCACCCCGAACCCAGTCAACTCGCCGCAGCAAGACGAGCGGGTGTAGAGGGATTTTGCCATAAAGGAATTGCCGCAGAGGAAATAATTCATATAATTCGAGAATTGGTAGCAGGGCGATCTTATTGGGAGTCCAAAATTGTAGGGGTGGGTTTATCAGATGTGTCTGGAAGCCGATCGACAATACAGACAAACCCGCCCTTCCAATGGTTTTTCATCGGAACCCGCGATCGTCTGCGCCAATCGGGTTTGCAACAAATAGACGGTAATTTGGCGCAAGTCACAGCAAGGCTGCAAGAACCTGGACTCCCTACACTCGATCGCGCTATGTTGGCAGGACAAAGGCGAGAATTATTAGCAGCGCGGTGGGTTGTCGATCGGTTGTTAGCGGTAGGGAATGAGGAAGGACAAGGAAGACAGGGGGGACAAGGGAGACAAGGGAGACAAGGGGGTCGGGGTTCCCGCGACCGAAGGGAGTGGGGATTAGGGGGCGAAGGGAGACAAGGGAGACAGACAGAAAACTTACTCCTCGCTCCTCGCTCCTCGCTCCTCCCGACTCCCGACTCCCGACTCCCGGCTCCCCAACAACCAACAACAATATTTACTTCAACGCGGGAAAGATTAGAATTTAGTCTAGAGAATTTGACTTCTATTCCCTTAGAAATTGACATTTTTCGAGAAGATAAGAAACGAGAACTATTGCACTTAATTCTTCAGAAAATAGAGGATATCTTAGCAGATTTACGCTTTTCTCAAGTCCAGAGCGATCGCCTTCCGGTAATGCAAGCCACTATTTTACGAGATTTGTGGCAAGCAACAACTATAGATTTTTTTGGTAGATACTCTACTTTGTTAGTGGGGGGAATTACTGTAGATTTTGTCAATAGTTTGTTACAAGCTGAAATTGTCGTACAAACAGCAATTTTAGATAAAATTCCTCTCGTCAGCGATTTATTTTCCTATCTACTATTTGCTACACCTTTAGTTATCGATAATACTTCCTTTGCGGCTGAAAGTTTGGAGGCGAAGGAAAGAGCGGAAATAATTCTACAGAATTTGATAATTCAAGTTGCAAATGCTGTCGTACAGCCACTTTTGAATCAATTTGCCGAACTAGAAGTTATCAAACAAAGTTATTACGATCGCCGTTTAATTTCCACAAGGGAGATAGAGCGATTCAGGAATAATTTATCGTGGAAATATCGGGCTAGAACATATTTTGAAGAACCTCGCCAGGTTTTTGAAAGCCGCTATGAATTGTTATTGCTAGCCCCGCGTGGAATTGCCAAAATATCAATTTACGCGCCTCGCGATCGCGAACTAACACAACTTTCAGGAATTCCTTTAATCGTAACTTTAGCTCTCGAATTACGAGATGCGATCGCACCTCGCCTACAAGCAGTAGTATCGTTTGTAGGTAAAGGAGTGATTTTTGTTTTGACCCAAGTTGTAGGAAAAACAATTGGTTTAATTGGCAGGGGAGTCTTACAAGGTTTGGGTGGTTCTTGGCAGGAAAGTAAGAATAAAAGGTTGTGA
- a CDS encoding Fur family transcriptional regulator, producing MQQEAAAVKPIRSLEDALERCQHLGMRVSRQRRFILELLWQAKEHLSAREIYDRLNQQGKDIGHTSVYQNLEALSSQGIIECIERADGRLYGNISDSHSHINCLDTAQILDVEVELPESLLREVEARTGVKITDYSINFYGYRQ from the coding sequence ATGCAACAAGAAGCGGCAGCAGTAAAACCAATTCGATCTCTAGAAGATGCTTTAGAACGGTGTCAGCACTTAGGTATGCGCGTCAGCCGCCAGCGTCGTTTTATACTAGAGTTACTATGGCAGGCTAAAGAACACTTATCGGCAAGAGAAATTTACGATCGCCTCAACCAGCAAGGTAAAGACATCGGACACACCTCGGTGTACCAAAACTTAGAAGCGCTGTCATCCCAGGGTATTATAGAATGCATCGAGCGTGCTGACGGTCGCCTGTACGGTAATATCAGCGACTCCCACAGCCACATCAACTGTCTGGATACCGCTCAAATTCTTGATGTTGAGGTGGAATTGCCAGAAAGCTTGCTGCGGGAGGTTGAAGCCAGGACAGGTGTAAAAATTACTGACTATAGCATTAATTTTTACGGCTACAGGCAGTAA
- the obgE gene encoding GTPase ObgE: MQFIDRAEIEVLAGKGGDGIVAFRREKYVPAGGPAGGNGGKGGSVFLVAMENLQTLLDFQYARSFKAKNGERGGPNNCTGGAGEDLYLEVPCGTVVYDRETGEIIGDLVLSGQVLCVAEGGKGGLGNKYFLSNRNRAPEYALPGLPGEHKLLRLELKLLAEVGIIGLPNAGKSTLISALSAAKPKIADYPFTTLVPNLGVVRKPTGDGTVFADIPGLIEGAHEGAGLGHEFLRHIERTRLLLHLVDVSSEQPLSDYQIIQQELIAYDRGLAERPQILALNKVDAVDEATVKAIVQQLEDRTGMQVLTISAVTRQGLDALMQQVWSMLDELNTAK; encoded by the coding sequence ATGCAATTTATCGATCGCGCGGAAATTGAAGTGCTAGCTGGTAAAGGTGGCGATGGAATCGTCGCCTTCCGCCGAGAAAAGTACGTACCTGCTGGCGGACCTGCTGGCGGAAATGGTGGTAAAGGCGGTTCTGTGTTCTTAGTAGCAATGGAAAATCTGCAAACTTTGCTAGATTTTCAGTACGCCCGCAGTTTTAAAGCCAAAAATGGCGAACGTGGTGGACCGAATAACTGCACGGGAGGCGCAGGCGAAGACCTATATCTTGAGGTTCCCTGCGGTACGGTTGTCTACGATCGGGAAACTGGAGAAATTATCGGCGATCTCGTCCTTTCAGGTCAAGTTTTGTGTGTGGCTGAAGGTGGTAAGGGAGGACTGGGTAATAAATATTTCTTAAGTAACCGCAACCGCGCTCCAGAGTATGCCCTACCAGGATTGCCTGGAGAACACAAACTATTGCGCTTAGAGTTAAAACTGTTGGCAGAAGTTGGCATTATTGGACTACCTAATGCCGGAAAATCAACTCTCATTTCTGCTTTATCTGCTGCTAAACCGAAAATCGCCGACTATCCTTTCACCACCCTAGTACCGAATTTAGGAGTCGTCCGCAAGCCAACGGGTGACGGAACTGTATTTGCTGATATTCCTGGGTTAATTGAGGGAGCGCATGAAGGAGCTGGGTTAGGACACGAATTTTTACGTCACATCGAACGCACTCGGTTATTACTCCATTTAGTTGACGTTAGTAGCGAACAGCCTTTGTCTGACTACCAAATTATCCAGCAAGAATTAATTGCCTACGATCGCGGACTAGCAGAACGTCCTCAAATCTTAGCTCTCAATAAAGTCGATGCAGTAGATGAAGCCACGGTAAAGGCGATCGTTCAACAGTTAGAAGATCGGACTGGAATGCAAGTCTTAACAATCTCAGCTGTCACCCGTCAAGGATTGGACGCACTGATGCAACAAGTCTGGTCTATGCTCGACGAACTCAATACTGCTAAATAG
- a CDS encoding Mo-dependent nitrogenase C-terminal domain-containing protein: protein MTNLAISPNTQEQIEAWLRGLLAVAWADGDFEAHERELIPTLALGELKPTDKLSAMTPITVEELAAALGQNQNMAENFLRTAVMVAIADGTYSTPEDDLLHQFCHALGLQDNVLVSLRHTLCDRGDRPQDELGSHPHIDVLHPVRDWLDGLEIHDPKVAHFLCKMIPPQCPFERDIKLFGHKVVHIPPLCKLNPLYEQLVGLRFRALSYLADDCGEDVSEYI from the coding sequence ATGACAAATCTGGCAATTTCTCCAAATACGCAAGAGCAAATTGAAGCTTGGCTGCGCGGTTTACTGGCAGTAGCCTGGGCAGATGGTGATTTTGAGGCACACGAACGAGAACTCATTCCGACTCTGGCACTAGGAGAATTAAAACCCACAGACAAACTAAGTGCCATGACACCAATTACAGTAGAGGAACTTGCTGCGGCGCTGGGACAAAACCAGAACATGGCAGAAAACTTTTTACGCACAGCTGTCATGGTGGCGATCGCCGATGGTACTTACTCTACCCCCGAAGACGATCTGTTACATCAGTTCTGCCACGCCCTCGGTCTACAAGATAACGTACTTGTCTCCCTGCGTCATACTCTATGCGATCGCGGCGATCGCCCGCAAGATGAGTTAGGTTCTCATCCTCATATAGATGTACTCCACCCCGTGCGCGACTGGCTCGATGGGTTAGAAATCCACGATCCCAAAGTTGCCCATTTTTTATGTAAAATGATACCTCCCCAATGTCCTTTTGAACGAGATATCAAACTCTTCGGTCATAAAGTCGTCCACATTCCCCCTTTATGCAAGCTCAACCCACTATACGAACAACTAGTAGGCTTGCGCTTCCGTGCCTTGTCCTACTTGGCAGATGACTGTGGCGAAGATGTTTCAGAATATATTTAA